In uncultured Fibrobacter sp., the genomic window ATCGCTCCTACCATGGTCTTTATATTCCGACCATGCATTGGCGTGAAATCGAAAATTTCTCGTCGGGTGCGGTGTGTATGGTGCTTGCGTCGGAACATTACGATGAGTCCGACTACATCTACGATTACGAAGACTTCAAGAAAGAAGTTACTTCTCGTATCTAACGTTCACGCAGGGGAGCGCCCCGAACGATTCCTTGTAGTGGAATAAGTTTTCGTTCAAAAAGTTTCCACCGTTTTCGGTAGAAATGCCCCAAGAGAAATGCCTGAATCCTTCCTGGACCGCTTCGCGCAAGGCGAAAAGGTTCATGGGCGTCGTGTGGTGGAATTCAGTAAAGCTTTCGTCGGGCGAAATGTTCTGGTCGTGCAGGACTTTTGTCTTTCCAAAAACAAATTGAAGCATCCCGCATACGTATCGACCGCCAAAGAATAAACCTCTGAAACGAAGATTTTCAGGAATTCTTTTTTTCAGGTCCAGTAAGTCTTCTAGCGTGTGGACCGGCTTGACATGGTGCTTTTCTTTTGAAATGGTCAGAAACTTGTGGAAGGTGGCAATTTCTTCTTCCGACTCCAAAGCTCTGTATTCCCAGCGGTCTTTTTCGGGCAATTCTTCAATAAACTTGTTTGCAGCAACCCAAAGCCTTCTTTGATTTCGGTTGCAGTTTTCTAGAGGGTCGACGCCTGTAGATAGGGGCGTCTGGCTGCTCAGTTCCGTATGACGGGTATAGCCCAGGTGCTCAAGAACATATTCAAGCATGTCTGGCGTTTCTTCTGCAAAAAGTGCGGGCGTGATTTTAAGAACGCTGTGCTTGAAATTTGCAGTCAGGTATTGGTCCGCCTCTTGAAGAACTTCAAAAAGTCTTGCCCCGGTATAGTATGGCTTTGCGATAATGGGACCGCCAAAGGTTGACCCTGCATGCGACACGAAAGTCTGCTCTTTTTCAACTCCCGGAAAATAGGCGACGATGGTTCCGCTCTTTTGAAGCGCAAAACTGGCTTCGTTAAAACGTCCAGCCGGATGGTAGTTTAGAAAACGCCTTGTTTGCAGGAATGTCCCGTTCGCCGATTCTTGCATTACAAAATGGTCGAATCGTTGGTCTAGTTCGGGGCTGTAGGGCAAAATTTCGTACATGTTCTTTAAAATAGAAAATGTTAATTTGCTATTTTCACAAACAATGATGAATGTCCCGTTTTATTCGCTGGATTATGTGAATCGTGCCTTGGGTGATGCCCTGCGCGAATCTTTTTCTGATGTTCTTGATTCAAAGTGGTTTATTCGCGGAAATCGTTGCCGTGAGTTTGAAGAAGCGTTTGCCTCCTATTGTGGGAAAAAGGCTTGTGTCGGTGTGGGCAATGGCCTTGATGCGCTGACCTTGATGTTGAGGGCGTCTATTCAACTGGGTCGCATGCAACAGGGCGATGAGGTGATTGTTCCGGCGAATACGTTTGTGGCGACTGTTTTGGCGGTGCGTGCGGCAGGACTTGTGCCGGTGCTTGTGGAGCCGAATCCTGAAACTTGCGTGTTGGATACGTCCCGATTGGCTGATGCTTGCTCTGCAAAGACTCGTGCCATTTTGGTGGTCCACTTGTATGGCCGATTGACCGATATGCCTGCCGTTTGTGAATTTGCGAAGGCGAAAGGCTTGCTCGTGTTCGAAGATGCGGCCCAGGCCCACGGAGCTAGTGGCGTGTCCTATTCGTCTAATGCAGCGGCCTATAGCTTTTACCCGACGAAAAATCTCGGCGCCATGGGCGATGGGGGTGCGGTCGTTACCGATGACTTGGAACTTGCTCAAGTGGTAAGGTCTCTAGGCAATTACGGCTCCGTCGAAAAATATGTGAACCAGTATGTGGGCGTGAATTCCCGCCTCGATGAAGTTCAGGCTGCGGTACTGCTTGCAAAACTTCCGCATCTGGATTCCTGGAATGCGCGCCGTCAGCAAATTGCGGCCCGCTGCTGTGCCGAAATCAAGAATCCGCTGGTGCGTGTAACGCCTGTTCCTGCGAATCCGAAGTCGCATGTGTGGCATGTTTTTCCGGTTTTCTGCGAAACCCGTGACGATTTGCAAAAGTTCCTGAAAGACCGCGGCGTGGAAACGCTGATCCATTATCCGATTCCGCCGCATTTGCAAGAGGCTTTTAACGGGGCGCTTTCACGTGGTGAACTCCGCCATGGCTCGCTTCCGATCGCAGAAAAACTGGCGAAGACGGAACTTAGCATTCCCATGGGCCCGTCCATGACCGACGACCAAGTTTCTTACGTCATTGAATCAATCAATGCCTATGCCCGCTAACCAGAATTACACAAAGCTTTTTGCCGGCTCCGGAGCGGTCACGCTGTTCAATGCGCTTCGTGCATTTGCAATCAACAAGTTGCTCGCCATATTCCTGCCGCCGGCAGCGTTTGCGTGCGTAGGGCAGTTCCTGAATTTCATGAGTATCGGTTCGGCAACGTCTTCGCTTGCGTTACAGAACGGCTGGACTGCTCTGACGGCGCAGAACAAGAATGACCAAGAAAAATTGCTTGGCATTTGGCGTGGTGGACTTCGCCTGACAACTTTTGCAAGCCTGTTCACCTTTATTGTGGCGCTTCTGTTCTGTTTTATGGCGCCTCTTGAATCGCTTTTGCCGGGCGTTCCGACGCGCCTTGCGCAGGCGGCAATCCTCTTTGCCTTGCCGGGTGTATTTGCGATGAACATCATTACGATTTGTGCCGCCGTCATGAATGGACTTGGCGAAAATCGCAAGTGGGCTCTCATCAATATTGTGACTTCAATATGGCAAGTGCTTTGGGTTGCGTTCTTCCTTTACACGGGGCGCCTTTCGGTGCTTTCGATTATTGCGACTCAGTCCATTGTGGCAGGCATTTTTGCAGCCCAAATTGCAAGCCGTGCCGGTTTTAGTGTAAAGAAAGTCTGGAAGACCGCTCTCGATACGCGTTATCCCTGGTTCTCGTATGTGCTCATGGGGCTTGTTCCGATGGTGTTGGCGCCGGTGGTGCTGACTATCATGCGTACGACGGTGGCTTCTCATTTCGGAAACGATGCCGCGGGCATTTGGCAAAGCGTCTGGAAGGTTTCGGACTTCTTGTTCATGGCGATGTCGGCCATTTTGACGGTTATAATCTTGCCGCGAGTTTCGGCAAGTATGAGCCGCGGCGAGTTTTTCAAGATGTTTAATCCGTTGCTGCTTCGCATTATGGGAATCTCGCTTGCGATGATTGCGGCCCTGTACTTTGGCCGTAGCATCTTGGTGCAGGTGCTGTTTTCGCAGGCGTACATGGGTGCCGTCGATTACTTGCCGCTTCAGCTGGTAGGCGATTTCTTTAGGGCGGGCGGCTTTGCGCTTGCGCTAGTGCTGATTGCCCGTGCCGAGACCAAGGCTTTCCTTTCGGTTGAAATCGGTTCAGAATTCTTGCTGGCTGCAGGAACCTTTGTCGGAATCAAATTCCTTGAATTTAACGGTCCGATGGCGGCGTACGCTTTTGAAAATTTCTGCTACTTTGTGGTGCTCTACGTTTTGGTATGGAGGCTTAAATGGAATACTCCGTAACGAACATGTTTGCGCAAAAAATGACCGAAAACGTTTATGTGAAGGCGTTTGCGCAGGGTGAAGAAACGGAACAACGCGAACTTCCGCCTGTTGTTTCGGTGCTGTTGGCTAGTTATAATCATGAAAAATATGTCGAAGCCGCCGTTCGTTCTGTCATGGAACAGAAGGGTGTCGCCTTTGAACTGATCGTCCTTGACGACGGCAGTAAAGACAAGTCTCCCGAGATTCTCAAAAAACTTTCTGCAGAACTCAAGTTCCGCTATATTCATCGAGAAAATAAGGGCGTTGTCGCCACGTTGAACGAAATGCTCGAA contains:
- a CDS encoding DegT/DnrJ/EryC1/StrS family aminotransferase — encoded protein: MNVPFYSLDYVNRALGDALRESFSDVLDSKWFIRGNRCREFEEAFASYCGKKACVGVGNGLDALTLMLRASIQLGRMQQGDEVIVPANTFVATVLAVRAAGLVPVLVEPNPETCVLDTSRLADACSAKTRAILVVHLYGRLTDMPAVCEFAKAKGLLVFEDAAQAHGASGVSYSSNAAAYSFYPTKNLGAMGDGGAVVTDDLELAQVVRSLGNYGSVEKYVNQYVGVNSRLDEVQAAVLLAKLPHLDSWNARRQQIAARCCAEIKNPLVRVTPVPANPKSHVWHVFPVFCETRDDLQKFLKDRGVETLIHYPIPPHLQEAFNGALSRGELRHGSLPIAEKLAKTELSIPMGPSMTDDQVSYVIESINAYAR
- a CDS encoding O-antigen translocase, encoding MPMPANQNYTKLFAGSGAVTLFNALRAFAINKLLAIFLPPAAFACVGQFLNFMSIGSATSSLALQNGWTALTAQNKNDQEKLLGIWRGGLRLTTFASLFTFIVALLFCFMAPLESLLPGVPTRLAQAAILFALPGVFAMNIITICAAVMNGLGENRKWALINIVTSIWQVLWVAFFLYTGRLSVLSIIATQSIVAGIFAAQIASRAGFSVKKVWKTALDTRYPWFSYVLMGLVPMVLAPVVLTIMRTTVASHFGNDAAGIWQSVWKVSDFLFMAMSAILTVIILPRVSASMSRGEFFKMFNPLLLRIMGISLAMIAALYFGRSILVQVLFSQAYMGAVDYLPLQLVGDFFRAGGFALALVLIARAETKAFLSVEIGSEFLLAAGTFVGIKFLEFNGPMAAYAFENFCYFVVLYVLVWRLKWNTP
- a CDS encoding GNAT family N-acetyltransferase, which produces MYEILPYSPELDQRFDHFVMQESANGTFLQTRRFLNYHPAGRFNEASFALQKSGTIVAYFPGVEKEQTFVSHAGSTFGGPIIAKPYYTGARLFEVLQEADQYLTANFKHSVLKITPALFAEETPDMLEYVLEHLGYTRHTELSSQTPLSTGVDPLENCNRNQRRLWVAANKFIEELPEKDRWEYRALESEEEIATFHKFLTISKEKHHVKPVHTLEDLLDLKKRIPENLRFRGLFFGGRYVCGMLQFVFGKTKVLHDQNISPDESFTEFHHTTPMNLFALREAVQEGFRHFSWGISTENGGNFLNENLFHYKESFGALPCVNVRYEK